The segment ACCTGGGGCGTGATGTCAGCCCGCGGGATGCGGCCTGGACCCTTGTTCGGCTGGCGCTGATGTCCTCGGCGATGACAGCGGTTATGCCCATGCAGGACTTTTTGGGCCTGGGGGAGGAAGGCAGGATGAATATTCCTTCCCGCCCCAGAGGAAACTGGGCCTGGCGGTTGGCCCCCCGTCAGCTGTCTCCCCGATTGGCAGACAGACTGCGCAGGCTCTGTGAATTGTATGGTAGAACATAAGGAAACCGTTTTAAACACTACGCTCCTGTTGACTTCGGGTTGTTTTTACGGTTTGCTTCGCGCTACTTGTCGGATAGGACATTTGTGAAATACATAGGGACCTACACATTAAGGATTGAACCATGAAAATGAAAAAGGCAACAACCCTGTTTGCCCTAGTGGCGGTGCTCGTTTTTGGGGCGGCATCCCTGGCACAGGCGGCCACTTTGTATAATATGCAGCAGGCAGTGGAGCAGGCTCTGGATGCCAATCCCACGATGCTCGCCGCACGGCATGATCTGCTTGGGGCCGAGGCCGGACGAAAGTCAGCTCGTGGCTCTTTTTTGCCCTCTGCTACAGTGAGTTACGGTTATACTCGTTATGACCATGATCAGCCCACCCGTGATAATCCGACCAGAGATCAGGATGTATGGGCTGCGGCTTTCAACGTCCACCAGGATCTGTTCACTGGCTGGCGTATTTTGTCCACCTACCAGCGTGCTCAGCTCTCCGAGGAGAACGCAGCGGCCCAGGTTTTCAACACCGAACTGTCTTTGGTGAATACGGTGCAGGAAAATTTCCTGGGACTCTTGAAAGCCCGTGAGGACGTGCGTAGTGCTCAGGATTCCGTCACGCGCCTGCGTGAACAGCTCAAAGTGACCCAGGCCTTCTACGATGTGGGCCTGCAGCCTCGTCTGGACGTGCTCCAGGCCGAAGTCGATCTGGCAACTGCACAGGACACTCTGCTCACTGCCGAGAACACCGTTGCCACCCAGATCGTGCGTTTGAATACCCTGTTGGGCCTGGCCCATGACGCCGATGTGGATTATGAGGGAGTCTTGGCCTATCAGCCCTTTACCTTGGCCGTGGATGAAGCCTTGGCGCGGGCCTACAAGGATCGTCCAGACCTGCTCATTGCCAAGCGCAGTGTGGAGATCGCCGTCAAGGACAAGAAAATTACCGATAGCGCATTCTACCCGCAGGTTGGAGCTGACTTTGACTGGTCCTCTTACGGTGATGACCCCAATGCCAGTGGTGATAACTACGCTGATACCGAGTATAGCGAGTGGACCGTTGGTGTGAGTGCCTCCTGGACTTTCTGGCAGTGGGGCAAGACCTACTACGCCAGCGAACAGGCCAAGCAGAACGTATCCAGCCTGTTGCAGAGCGCGGATAACACCCGCAACGAAGCCACTTATGCGGTCAAAGCCAACATTCTGGCCATTGGCAACGCCAAAGAGAGCATCCGCGTGAACAAGAAGGCCGTGGAGGCCGCGCAGGAAAGCTATCGCATGGCAGTGGCCCGCTACCAGGCACAGGTCGGCACCAACACAGATGTACTGGATGCCCAGTCGCGTCTGACCTCGGCCGAAGCAGCCCTGACCGCAGCTCTGGCCAATTACGAGATCGCTCTTTCCAGATTGTTTGTCTCCATCGGAGAGAAGAATACGGCCCTGACCAGCCGCTAGCCGTGCGTTGAAAACGCCCCTCGGTGGCGTTGCTTCAGGCCGATCAAATCCTCAGGTACGAAAAGTACGTGTCGGTCTTGATCAGCCCTTGCGCCAGGCATCCAAGGCGTTTTGAACGCACAGAGCCGGGTCTGACGAGTACCGCTCGGCGCTGATAACGCATCCTCAGATTCTGGAACAACAAAAGGCTCCCGGAGTGAATCCGGGAGCCTTTTTTGTTGGGTGAGAGAGGGGGCTTGCCCTACATGCTGTGATACCAGAACTTCACGGTATGCTTACCGGCGTCGTCCTTGAACAGGCAGATCACGCCCCACTTGCCGGGTTCGTCGATGTTGAAGTTCGTGGCGAAGTTTCCTCCGCCGAAGTCCTTCAGGGTTCCCACCTGCTCCTTGCCCGAAGGGGCAATGAGCTTGACCTTGCCCACGGCCTTTTCGATCTTCTTGCCGTCCTTCATGAACATGGCCATGACGTGGTGAGTCTTACCATCGGGATCGCTCATGTTCATGGAGGCCAGACTCATGACCTGGAATTCGGCATGGATGCCGTCGGTCATGGCGGCATGCTTGAAGCTGCCACCCTTGGCCGTGCTGCCATGGTCCATGTCTTCCATGGCCTGTGCTGTTCCGGAAATGGCCAGTACGAAGGCGAAAACTGCACTGAATATTACTTTATTCATGTTATTCTCCCTGGTTGTTTTATTGCTTGGGGTTCATTGTTTCGGTTCCGTCGTGCATCATGCCCTGGGGCATCTTGCCGTCCTCTATCATCTAGTCATTCTTCATCATATCCTTGGCGTTGGAGCCGTCGTGCATCATGTTCTGTTGATGCGTAGTGCCGTCCATCATGGTGCCGTCCTGCATCATGTGTCCGGCGTCGTCGTCGGAATCCATCTTCATGTCATCCATGTCCATGTCATTTGTGTCCATGTGAGTGGCGTTGTCCATCATGGTGCCATTCTTCATCATGTTCGTGTCGTTGGAACCATCGTGCATCATGTTCTGTTGATGCGTGTTGCCGTCCATCATGGTGCCATGCCCCATTTCGTGCGATGCCGCCTGGGCCTGTCCGGTCAGGCTGAGCAATGCTGCCAATGTCAGTATTGCCAGTGTTGATCCGAGGATCGTGCGTATGGTCATGATTATTACTCCTTGTCTAAGGCTGCATTGTTGCCGAGGGGTGAATCGTCCACCGGCAGGCAACCCGTCTCCGGATTGCAGTCGTCACTGGGCAGAGGGCCGTCAGGCAGACCTCTGCCCTTCCAGAGGCCGTAGATGGCGGGGACAACCACCAGAGTCAGGACCGTGGCGCTGACCATGCCGCCCACCATGGGTGCGGCGATGCGCTTCATGACCTCAGAGCCGGTGCCACTGCTCCACATGATGGGAGCCAGCCCGGCCATGATGGCCACAACGGTCATCATCTTGGGCCGTACGCGCAGGGCTGCGCCTTCCTCGATGGCCTCGTTCAGGTGTTTCTTGGAAAAATACCGTCCGTAGGTTTCCTTGTACTTGCGGTAGGAGATATCCAGGTAGATGAGCATGACCACCCCCGTCTCTGCCGCTACGCCAGCCAGTGCAATGAAGCCCACGGCCACTGCCACGCTCATATTGTAGCCGAGGATGTACATCAGCCACAGCCCTCCCGTAAGGGAGAAGGGTACCGAAAGCATCACGATCAGACTTTCGGTGACATTCTTGAAGTTCAGGAACAGCAGCAGGAAGATGATGATCAGGGTGGCAGGGACCACGATCAGCATCTTTTGCTGGGCGCGAACCATGTATTCGTATTGTCCGCTCCAGACGATGCTGTAGCCCGGAGGCAGATCGATCTGCTCGCGCACTGCGTCCTGGGCGGCCTTGACATAGGTGCCCACGTCGACTCCCGTGATATCCACGAAGACCCAGGCGTTTTTGCGGGCATTCTCGCTCTTGATGGCAGGGGCGCCCTTGTGGATGCTGATTTCCGCCACCTGGGTGATGGGGATCTGCGCGCCCGAGGGAGTGGGGATCAGGATTCTTTTGAGTTTCTCGGGGGTGTCACGCAGTTCCGAGCCATAGCGCAGATTCACGGGATAGCGTTCCAGCCCTTCGACGGTGTAGGTCACATTCATGCCACCCACGGCTGTCATGATTACATCCTGCACGTCTCCCACGGTCAGACCAAAGCGGGCGGCTTCTTCGCGCTTGATTTTGAAGTCCAGGAAATTGCCGCCCGTGACGCGTTCGGCATAGACGCTGGCCGTGCCCGGCACCTGTCCTACAACGGCTTCCACCTGCTCGCCGATATCGGAGAGAATCTGCAAGTCATCACCCATCAGCTTCAGGCCCACCGGGGTCTTGATGCCCGTGGAGAGCATGTCGATGCGAGTCTTGATGGGCATGGTCCAGGCGTTGGTCAGGCCCGGAAACTGAATCGCCTTGTCCAGATCATCGATCAGCTGATCCATGGTCATGCCTTCGCGCCACTGTTCCTTGGGCTTCAAGGTGATAGTGGTTTCAAGCATGGACAGCGGAGCCGGGTCCGTGGCTGTCTCGGCGCGCCCGACCTTGCCGGTGACGTTTTCCACCTCGGGGAAGGACTTGATGATTCTGTCGGTCTGTTGCAGCAATTCCTTGGCCTTGGTGATGGAGATGCCGGGCAGGGTGGTGGGCATGTACAACAAATCGCCTTCATTGAGTGGAGGCATGAACTCTGAACCCATGTTTTTCCAGGGAACGTAGGTCACGGCCAGAACGATGACCGCCAGGACGATGACCAGTACCTTGGCCTTCAGCACCAGCTTGATGATCGGGTGGTACAGCCAGATCAGGAAGCGGTTCACCGGATTCTTGGTCTCGGGCAGGATGCGGCCTCGAATCATGTAGCCCATCAGCACCGGGACCAGGGTGATGGACAGAAGTGCCGCTCCTATCATCGAATAGGTCTTGGTGTAGGCTAGTGGATGGAACATCCGCCCTTCCTGCGCCTCCAGCGTGAAGACCGGCAGAAAGCTAACCGCGATGATCAGTAGCGAGAAGAACAGGCTCGGCCCCACCTCCAAAGCCGAATCCCGGATCAGTTCCCAGCGGTCCTTGCGGTGGCCGAAATGTTCCAGGTGTTTGTGTGTGTTTTCGATCATCACGATGGCTGCGTCCACCATGGCTCCCACGGCGATGGCGATGCCGCCCAAGCTCATGATGTTGGCGTTGATGCCCTGGGCGTGCATGATGATGAAGCTCACCAACACGCCGATGGGCAGGGTGATGATACCCACCAGCGCACTGCGCATGTGGAACAGGAAGATGATGCAGACCAGGGCCACGATGATGCTTTCCTCGATCAACGTGCCCTTGAGGTTGTCGATGGCGCGGTTGATGAGGCCCGAGCGGTCGTATACCGGGCGGATGGTCACGCCGTCGGGCAGCCCCGTCTTGATTTCCTCCAGACGCTTTTTGACGTTGCCGATGACTTCCAGGGCATTTTCGCCGTAGCGCATGACCACCACGCCGCCCACGGCCTCGCCGGTTCCGTTGAAATCCAGTACGCCGCGCCGGAGTTCCGGGCCGATGCGCACCGTAGCCACGTTCCGGAGCAGTACCGGGGTGCCGCGGGTGTCCGTGGTCAGGGGGATGTTCTCCAGGTCCGTGCGGCTCTTGATGTAGCCCAGGCCACGGACCATGAACTCCGTTTCACCCATTTCAACAAGGCGTCCGCCCACGTCGTTGTTGCTGCGCTTGATGGCCGCCGAGACCTTTTGCAGGGGGATGCCGTAGGCCAGCAGTTTGTTGGGGTCCACGACCACCTGGTATTGTTTTACGTAGCCGCCGATGGAGGCAACCTCGGCCA is part of the Desulfovibrio ferrophilus genome and harbors:
- a CDS encoding TolC family protein; its protein translation is MKMKKATTLFALVAVLVFGAASLAQAATLYNMQQAVEQALDANPTMLAARHDLLGAEAGRKSARGSFLPSATVSYGYTRYDHDQPTRDNPTRDQDVWAAAFNVHQDLFTGWRILSTYQRAQLSEENAAAQVFNTELSLVNTVQENFLGLLKAREDVRSAQDSVTRLREQLKVTQAFYDVGLQPRLDVLQAEVDLATAQDTLLTAENTVATQIVRLNTLLGLAHDADVDYEGVLAYQPFTLAVDEALARAYKDRPDLLIAKRSVEIAVKDKKITDSAFYPQVGADFDWSSYGDDPNASGDNYADTEYSEWTVGVSASWTFWQWGKTYYASEQAKQNVSSLLQSADNTRNEATYAVKANILAIGNAKESIRVNKKAVEAAQESYRMAVARYQAQVGTNTDVLDAQSRLTSAEAALTAALANYEIALSRLFVSIGEKNTALTSR
- a CDS encoding efflux RND transporter permease subunit encodes the protein MIRFIIEYSIRNKFLVLLMTAFLIAGGLWSMSKTPLDAIPDLSDVQVIVFTEVPGQAPQVVEDQVTYPLTTAMLGVPYAKVVRGYSFFGMSFVYIIFEDGTDMYWARSRVMESLNYVSGRLPQGISPQLGPDATGVGWVFEYILESDRHDLQQLRSIQDWFLRYELTSVPGVAEVASIGGYVKQYQVVVDPNKLLAYGIPLQKVSAAIKRSNNDVGGRLVEMGETEFMVRGLGYIKSRTDLENIPLTTDTRGTPVLLRNVATVRIGPELRRGVLDFNGTGEAVGGVVVMRYGENALEVIGNVKKRLEEIKTGLPDGVTIRPVYDRSGLINRAIDNLKGTLIEESIIVALVCIIFLFHMRSALVGIITLPIGVLVSFIIMHAQGINANIMSLGGIAIAVGAMVDAAIVMIENTHKHLEHFGHRKDRWELIRDSALEVGPSLFFSLLIIAVSFLPVFTLEAQEGRMFHPLAYTKTYSMIGAALLSITLVPVLMGYMIRGRILPETKNPVNRFLIWLYHPIIKLVLKAKVLVIVLAVIVLAVTYVPWKNMGSEFMPPLNEGDLLYMPTTLPGISITKAKELLQQTDRIIKSFPEVENVTGKVGRAETATDPAPLSMLETTITLKPKEQWREGMTMDQLIDDLDKAIQFPGLTNAWTMPIKTRIDMLSTGIKTPVGLKLMGDDLQILSDIGEQVEAVVGQVPGTASVYAERVTGGNFLDFKIKREEAARFGLTVGDVQDVIMTAVGGMNVTYTVEGLERYPVNLRYGSELRDTPEKLKRILIPTPSGAQIPITQVAEISIHKGAPAIKSENARKNAWVFVDITGVDVGTYVKAAQDAVREQIDLPPGYSIVWSGQYEYMVRAQQKMLIVVPATLIIIFLLLFLNFKNVTESLIVMLSVPFSLTGGLWLMYILGYNMSVAVAVGFIALAGVAAETGVVMLIYLDISYRKYKETYGRYFSKKHLNEAIEEGAALRVRPKMMTVVAIMAGLAPIMWSSGTGSEVMKRIAAPMVGGMVSATVLTLVVVPAIYGLWKGRGLPDGPLPSDDCNPETGCLPVDDSPLGNNAALDKE